From Pseudomonas sp. G2-4:
ATTTCTTCGCGGCCCAAGTGTCCGCCTTCACCGGCATGGGGGTTGAGCCCGCACACCAGGATACGGGGCCGGGCGATGCCGAACTTTTCCCGCAGGTCGGCATGCAGGATCCGTGTGACCCGCTCCAGGCGTTCCGGGGTGATGGCGTCGGCGATGTCCCGCAAGGGCAGGTGAGTGGTCACCAGGGCCACGCGCAGGCCGCGAGTGGCGAGCATCATCACCACTTGTGCGGTGTGGGTCAGGTCTGCCAGGAACTCGGTATGCCCAGAGAAGGCAATCCCGGACTCGTTGATCACGCCTTTGTGCACCGGCGCGGTGATCATGCCGGCGAAAGCCCCGTCCAGGCAGCCCTGGCCAGCGCGGGTCAGGGTATCGAGGACGAATCTCGCGTTGGCCTTGTCCAATTGCCCGGTAACCACCGGAGCGCCCAAAGGTGTATCCCAGACATACAGGCTGTTAGCGGGCGCCGGGATGTCCGGCCAGGCGTTCGGCAAGACCGGTAGCAGGTTGACGACCACCCCCAGCTGCGCGGCCCGCTCAAGGAGCAGGTCGCGGCTGGTGATAGCAATCAGGGGATGTGGCTGGGGTTGCGAGGCGAGCAGCAGGCACAGGTCGGGACCAATGCCAGCGGGCTCGCCGGGTGTCAGCGCGAAACGCTTGGGTTTCACTGTGCTGCCTGGTCTGCACCAGGGAGTTTGATTTCAACGTAGGCTTCGTCGCGAATCTGACGCAGCCAGGTTTGCAGCTCTTCGTCGTATTTGCGGTTACGCAGTACGGTCATCGCCTGTTGTTCGCGAGCCTGGGTGGTGCTGTCGGTGGCGCGACGGCCAAGGACTTCCAGCACGTGCCAGCCATAAGGGCTCTTGAACGGCTTGGACAGCTGGCCTTGCGGCGTGTCGGCCATGACCTGGCGGAACTCGGGTACCAGAGCGTTTGGATCAACCCAATTCAGGTCGCCGCCGTTGAGCGCCGAACCCGGGTCTTCCGAGAAGCTCTTCGCCAGTTCGGCGAAGTCTTCGCCCGCTTCGATGCGCTCGTAGAGTTTCTCCGCCAGGCGCTTGGTTTCAGCTTCGCTGCGGATTTCACTTGGCTTGATCAGGATGTGGCGAACATGCACTTCGTCACGTACCTGGCTGCCACCACCACGCTTTTCCAGCACTTTGAGGATGATGAAACCGCCGGGCGTACGCGCTGGCTGGGTGATGTCACCTACCGCCATGGTGCTCAGTTCGCGGTCGAACGGCGGCGGCAGTTGGGCGGGTTTACGCCAGCCCATGTCGCCGCCTTCCAGGGCGTTGTCGCTGCCAGACTTGGCGATGGCCATCTGAGCGAAGTCGGCGCCTTGCTTGAGCTGTTGGTAGATGTCCATCGCCTGGCGGTAAGCCGTCTGGATCGCTTCGGAGTTGGCGCTTTCAGGTGTGGGGACCAGAATGTTCGCCAGGTGCAGCTCTTCGGAAAGCTGCATCTTGCCCAGGTCGGAGGCGAGGAAGTTTTTCACTTCCTGCTCGGACACCTGAATGCGTTCGGCTACACGACGCTGGCGCACACGGCTGATGACCATCTCGCGGCGGATCTGATCGCGGGCGTCCTCATAAGAAAGGCCGTCGCGAGCCAGGGCGGCGCGGAACTGGTCGATGCTCATGTTATTGCGCTGGGCAATGGTGCCGACGGCCTGGTTCAGCTCTTCATCGGTGATGCGAATGCCGGAGCGTTCGCCGATCTGCAACTGCAGGTTTTCGACGATCAGGCGCTCGAGCACTTGTTGGCCCAGCACGCCCGGCGGCGGCAAGCCACCGCCGCGCTTGGCGATGGTTTGCTGCACCTCATGGACGCGTTGATCCAGCTGGCTCTGCATGACCACGTCGTTGTCGACGATGGCCACCACTCTATCGATGGACTGTACTGCGGCGTTGGCCGCAGTACCCAGGAACAGCGCGCCCAGCATCAGCGGGCGCAGACAATCAGAAAGCTTGATCTTCACGTTCACGATAACCTTGGATGCCTTTGTCGAGGAAGCTCTCTACCTTGGCGCCGGTGAGGCCGCCGAGTCCCTTCAAAACAATTTGGAGGAAGATGCCGTGGTCGCCTTTTTCGTTTTCCGGGGCGGCTTGACTGAATTCTTCATAGTCGACCCAGTAACGGTTGATCAGGCGCAGTTTCCAGCAGCAGTTGTCGTATTCGAAACCACCGAAGGCTTCTAGGGTACGGTTGCGGTTGTAGTCATACTGCCAGCGGCTGATCACGTTCCACTGCGGCACGACTGGCCAGATGACCGAGAAGTCGTGCTGCTGGATCTTGTAGTAGTCCTTCACATAGCCCGGCGTGCCCGGCGTGCCGTAGTCGCCGCCACCCACAGACCATTGGCCGGTGGTCTGGTCGTAACGGACCTGGTCGTTGCGATAGCGATAACCAGCGTTGATGACCTTGTTCGGGTTGTCTTCAGGCTGGTAGTGGAACATCGCACTGCCCGAACGGGGGCTGCGGGTATCCGGATCCCAGTTGTAGGTCGCGGTGGTGCGCCAGTCGCGGTTCCAGCGGAATTCATATTCCAGGGCATAAGGCGACACGTCCGACTTGGCGTCTTCGCGGGTCTTGAAGTCAATACCCGGCAACTGGACTTCGCGATCCTTGAAGTACAAAGCCTGACCGACGCTGATGCGTTGGCGTTCGAAGCCATTTTCTTCGATCCAACGGCTGGTTACACCCAGGGATAGCTTGTTCTCGTCGCCGACACGGTCGGAACCCGAAAAGCGATTGTCACGGAACAGCGAAGAGTAGCTAAAGGTGTATTCGCCGGTGTCAAAAACCGGGATGTCGCTCTGATCTTTCTCCGGAACGTAGAGGTAGAACAGGCGCGGCTCCAGGGTTTGACGGTAGTTACTGCCAAACCACTGGGTATCCCGGTCGAAGTACAGGCCGCTGTCGATGCTGGCAATTGGAACACCGCGGCTCTGGCTGCCGCTGTAGGTGCCTTTGAGGCGGTCCTGCTCGGCGGTTTGCGCGGCAACTTGCGATTTGCCTCGGCCATCAAGATCCAGATCGTATTGAGTGTACTTGTACTTGAGCGACGGCTTGATGTAGCCGTAGCTCGCATTCATTGGCAGGCTAACAACCGGCGCCAGATTCAGCCGGTTGCCGTTAGCCCTTGCCAAGCCTGATACGCGAGTATCAAGGAACGGTTCAGAGTTACCGTCTTCATCTGTGTAATCGCCAGTCCGCAGATTCCGATCAAACCGCACCAGCTCCGTTTTGTAAGCGAAATCCAGGCCATACGGATGCTCGGGCAGCGAGCCATTAAAGGTGATCTGGGGCAGACGGTTATAAGGCGTGATCTTCGAAATCGTCGCCATCTGATAAGCCTGGGCATTCAAGCGGGCAACGTAATTGTCGCCCCGATAGCTGACGACCCCTTGCTGGTTCACATACTCCTTGGACTCGACACCGATCTGATCGGTCTGCAAATCCTGGAAATAGTAAGGGTCGCTGATCTTGGTGTAGTCGACTTCCGTCAGCACGCGCGAATCCAGCCCGCCCTTGTGCTGCCAGTTGTACATGTAGCGGGTCTTGTCGTAATCGGTCTGCCCGCTACGCTCGTCGTCTTCATCGTTGAGGTACGCGGCGCCGAACTGACCTTCGCTGGACTTGGTCAGGTAGCGGAACTCGCCTTCCATCAGCATGCCGCGCTTGCTCATGTAGCGCGGGTACAACGTGGCATCGTAGTTGGGCGCCAGGTTGAAGTAGTACGGGGTGACCAGCAGGAAGCCGGTGTCGCTGCCGCTGCCGATGGTCGGCGGCAGGAAGCCGGATTGGCGACGGTCGTCGATCGGGAAGTAGATGTACGGCGTGTACAGGACCGGAATGTCCTTGACCCGCAGTGTCACGTTGGTCGCGGTACCGAAGCCGGTGGCCGGGTTCAGGGTGATGTTGTTGCCCTTGAGCGTCCACGCGTTGCTGTTCGGTTCGCACGTGGTGTACGTACCGTCCTTGAGGCGGATGATCGCGTTCTCGGCACGCTTGGCGTACAGCGCGTTACCGCGGATGCGCGACTTGTGCATCACGTATTCGGCGTTGTCGA
This genomic window contains:
- the pdxA gene encoding 4-hydroxythreonine-4-phosphate dehydrogenase PdxA, with the protein product MKPKRFALTPGEPAGIGPDLCLLLASQPQPHPLIAITSRDLLLERAAQLGVVVNLLPVLPNAWPDIPAPANSLYVWDTPLGAPVVTGQLDKANARFVLDTLTRAGQGCLDGAFAGMITAPVHKGVINESGIAFSGHTEFLADLTHTAQVVMMLATRGLRVALVTTHLPLRDIADAITPERLERVTRILHADLREKFGIARPRILVCGLNPHAGEGGHLGREEIDIIEPTLERLRSEGMDLRGPLPADTLFTPKYLEHCDAVLAMYHDQGLPVLKYKGFGAAVNVTLGLPIIRTSVDHGTALDLAGSGRIDTGSLQVALETAYQMAETRL
- the surA gene encoding peptidylprolyl isomerase SurA, whose translation is MKIKLSDCLRPLMLGALFLGTAANAAVQSIDRVVAIVDNDVVMQSQLDQRVHEVQQTIAKRGGGLPPPGVLGQQVLERLIVENLQLQIGERSGIRITDEELNQAVGTIAQRNNMSIDQFRAALARDGLSYEDARDQIRREMVISRVRQRRVAERIQVSEQEVKNFLASDLGKMQLSEELHLANILVPTPESANSEAIQTAYRQAMDIYQQLKQGADFAQMAIAKSGSDNALEGGDMGWRKPAQLPPPFDRELSTMAVGDITQPARTPGGFIILKVLEKRGGGSQVRDEVHVRHILIKPSEIRSEAETKRLAEKLYERIEAGEDFAELAKSFSEDPGSALNGGDLNWVDPNALVPEFRQVMADTPQGQLSKPFKSPYGWHVLEVLGRRATDSTTQAREQQAMTVLRNRKYDEELQTWLRQIRDEAYVEIKLPGADQAAQ
- a CDS encoding LPS-assembly protein LptD produces the protein MALKSPAFRKKFPLLVTGSLLAMQPLASSFVVAAQQYDCSVSASGAWDCSPKSPAAALPPRPVHEGSAVADSGDAAADSSSGEQVGDKPMLVTEAKGRGLKSRSADYSHLDWVPRENLTPAQLAETGPYCSGAYIEPTRPGMNDKTAKSDAPTFLGAKASRYEQEQQVATLAGDVVMRQGSMQVEADEASLYQAENRGELSGNVRVRDNGALIVGDHADVQLDTGEAKVDNAEYVMHKSRIRGNALYAKRAENAIIRLKDGTYTTCEPNSNAWTLKGNNITLNPATGFGTATNVTLRVKDIPVLYTPYIYFPIDDRRQSGFLPPTIGSGSDTGFLLVTPYYFNLAPNYDATLYPRYMSKRGMLMEGEFRYLTKSSEGQFGAAYLNDEDDERSGQTDYDKTRYMYNWQHKGGLDSRVLTEVDYTKISDPYYFQDLQTDQIGVESKEYVNQQGVVSYRGDNYVARLNAQAYQMATISKITPYNRLPQITFNGSLPEHPYGLDFAYKTELVRFDRNLRTGDYTDEDGNSEPFLDTRVSGLARANGNRLNLAPVVSLPMNASYGYIKPSLKYKYTQYDLDLDGRGKSQVAAQTAEQDRLKGTYSGSQSRGVPIASIDSGLYFDRDTQWFGSNYRQTLEPRLFYLYVPEKDQSDIPVFDTGEYTFSYSSLFRDNRFSGSDRVGDENKLSLGVTSRWIEENGFERQRISVGQALYFKDREVQLPGIDFKTREDAKSDVSPYALEYEFRWNRDWRTTATYNWDPDTRSPRSGSAMFHYQPEDNPNKVINAGYRYRNDQVRYDQTTGQWSVGGGDYGTPGTPGYVKDYYKIQQHDFSVIWPVVPQWNVISRWQYDYNRNRTLEAFGGFEYDNCCWKLRLINRYWVDYEEFSQAAPENEKGDHGIFLQIVLKGLGGLTGAKVESFLDKGIQGYREREDQAF